A genomic stretch from Lathyrus oleraceus cultivar Zhongwan6 chromosome 2, CAAS_Psat_ZW6_1.0, whole genome shotgun sequence includes:
- the LOC127123438 gene encoding uncharacterized protein LOC127123438: MEQLLQLNIKEANYANYKSQRGRGRGQDCGCGRGHGGEGRGSYNNYSNNRERSWNPQATRGRGRGNPWSMCDKSQIKCFNCNKISHYASECRFSKKVVEKANFVEEKGREEETLLLAFQNQVEEKRNKWYLDTDASNHMCSDRSMFVEINEATTGNVSFEDDSKIPVKGKGKILIRLKNESHQFISNVYYVPDMKNNILSLGQLLEKGYDIHLKEHSLLLRDCRHNLIAKGPMSNNSMFLLKIQNDVAKCLKTCYTDSSWLWHLRFRHLNFDSLKCLSKKEMVEACLV; the protein is encoded by the coding sequence ATGGAGCAACTACTACAACTCAATATAAAGGAAGCAAATTATGCGAATTACAAGAGCCAAAGAGGACGAGGTCGTGGCCAAGATTGTGGGTGTGGACGAGGACATGGAGGAGAAGGAAGAGGCAGTTACAACAACTACTCTAACAATAGAGAAAGAAGTTGGAATCCACAAGCAACAAGAGGTCGTGGAAGAGGAAATCCATGGTCGATGTGTGACAAATCACAAATCAAGTGCTTCAACTGCAACAAGATCAGTCATTATGCATCTGAGTGTAGATTCTCGAAGAAAGTTGTGGAGAAAGCTAACTTCGTAGAAGAAAAAGGCAGAGAAGAAGAAACTTTGTTGCTCGCGTTCCAAAACCAAGttgaagagaaaagaaacaaATGGTACCTCGACACCGACGCAAGCAATCACATGTGTAGCGATCGAAGCATGTTCGTAGAGATCAATGAAGCAACAACTGGCAATGTCTCATTTGAAGATGACTCAAAGATACCGGTCAAAGGCAAAGGTAAAATTCTTATACGCTTAAAGAATGAGAGTCATCAATTCATATCTAATGTCTATTATGTTCCTGACATGAAGAATAATATTTTGAGCTTGGGACAATTATTAGAGAAAGGCTATGACATCCACTTGAAAGAACATAGTCTTTTATTAAGAGATTGTAGACATAACTTGATTGCTAAGGGGCCTATGTCAAATAATAGCATGTTCCTCTTGAAAATTCAAAATGATGTTGCAAAGTGTCTCAAGACTTGCTATACCGACTCTTCATGGCTATGGCATCTACGCTTCAGACATCTCAACTTCGATAGTCTAAAATGTTTGTCAAAGAAGGAAATGGTGGAGGCTTGCCTAGTATAA